A single Aspergillus puulaauensis MK2 DNA, chromosome 7, nearly complete sequence DNA region contains:
- a CDS encoding ankyrin repeat domain-containing protein (COG:O;~EggNog:ENOG410PNP7;~InterPro:IPR002110,IPR020683,IPR036770;~go_function: GO:0005515 - protein binding [Evidence IEA]), whose amino-acid sequence MTPRIRLQDEEHYEKLCGEINSVIKIKVFPRGPVDYGKLCRAENRTYLWVELVIACIQTIFWREPSQRKQVIPSLPGSVSEAYAKILEGVSRTDIPRVKRAVQIIVAARRSLSTKEMGIAEPSSCTSRTDANGTAALIWSSWAGQYNASEPLLKEKADVNVSSPLYGTPLLVASLKEHIKVVKLLLDNGADIN is encoded by the exons ATGACTCCGCGCATCCGCCTACAAGACGAGGAACACTACGAGAAGCTTTGCGGAGAGATTAACTCTGTCATCAAGATCAAA GTTTTCCCCAGAGGTCCAGTAGATTATGGGAAACTGTGCCGCGCGGAAAATCGGACATATCTCTGGGTAGAGCTTGTTATTGCGTGCATTCAAACAATATTCTGGCGGGAGCCTAGCCAGAGAAAGCAGGTTATCCCATCACTGCCGGGTTCTGTGAGTGAAGCATACGCAAAAATCCTCGAAGGGGTGTCAAGAACCGATATCCCTCGAGTGAAAAGGGCCGTCCAGATAATTGTGGCGGCAAGGCGGTCTCTAAGTACCAAGGAAATGGGCATAGCAGAGCCCAGCAGTTGCACGTCAAGAACAGATGCAAACGGAACAGCCGCTCTAATTTGGAGCTCGTGGGCCGGGCAATACAATGCCTCAGAGCCGCTGCTGAAAGAAAAAGCAGACGTGAACGTCTCCAGTCCGCTATACGGCACGCCGCTACTCGTTGCTTCTCTGAAAGAACACATCAAAGTTGTTAAGCTATTGCTGGACAATGGAGCCGATATAAACTAA
- the MIA40 gene encoding coiled-coil-helix-coiled-coil-helix domain-containing protein (BUSCO:EOG092651BA;~COG:O;~EggNog:ENOG410PQPT;~InterPro:IPR010625,IPR039289;~PFAM:PF06747;~go_function: GO:0015035 - protein disulfide oxidoreductase activity [Evidence IEA];~go_process: GO:0045041 - protein import into mitochondrial intermembrane space [Evidence IEA]), whose protein sequence is MFRPASRALLRAPAVARGPTRRFISTTPTGTKSRSWKNTFVRVGLAAGAIYYYNTSSVFAETPSLSLRSKPQAKPEDEKSLPTLDSVKPKSRKEEARSAPGEAVTDATSAPAPTSDNNELKSAEELEQEASQEAAFNPDTGEINWDCPCLGGMAYGPCGEDFRAAFSCFVYSEEDPKGIDCIDKFKAMQDCFRQHPDVYGAELEDDDEPSAEPKAEQPQATQADASAAPDEKREVAKQARDQVKSAGEVAEADEVIPKAWHESEGEKKPEQQTEK, encoded by the exons ATGTTCCGTCCCGCATCTAGGGCGCTCCTTCGCGCACCAGCTGTTGCGCGCGGCCCGACTCGCCGATTTATAAGCACGACACCAACAGGAACAAAgtcaagaagctggaagaatACCTTTGTACGGGTGGGATTGGCCGCCGGAGCTATCTACTACTACAACACGAGCAGTGTATTCGCGGAGACCCCATCGC TCTCCTTACGCTCCAAGCCCCAAGCCAAGCCTGAAGATGAGAAGTCTCTGCCCACGCTCGACTCCGTGAAGCCCAAGTCGCGCAAAGAGGAGGCCCGCTCCGCACCCGGCGAGGCTGTGACCGATGCCACCTCCGCGCCCGCACCAACGTCAGACAACAATGAGTTGAAGTCCGCTGAAGAGCTCGAGCAAGAAGCTAGCCAGGAGGCCGCGTTCAACCCGGATACCGGCGAGATCAACTGGGACTGCCCTTGTCTCGGCGGAATGGCCTACGGCCCTTGCGGGGAGGATTTCAGAGCTGCGTTCAGCTGCTTCGTTTACTCGGAAGAAGACCCCAAGGGAATTGACTGCATTGATAAGTTCAA GGCCATGCAAGATTGCTTCCGACAGCACCCTGACGTCTACGGCGCGGAACtcgaagatgacgacgagCCCAGTGCCGAGCCTAAGGCTGAGCAACCGCAAGCTACACAGGCTGACGCCTCCGCCGCCCCCGATGAGAAGCGCGAAGTCGCCAAGCAGGCCCGTGACCAGGTAAAATCTGCCGGCGAGGTGGCCGAAGCCGACGAGGTCATCCCGAAGGCCTGGCATGAGTCAGAAggcgagaagaagcccgAGCAGCAGACGGAAAAATAA